The DNA region TCGTGGTACTGATGTTTCACCTCGGCTTTGAGTTTCGCGAGGTCGACGCCCGTCGGACAGTCGTTCGCGCAGCCCTTACAGCCGATGCAGAGGTCCAACACCTCCGACTGGAACCGCTCGGAGTAGAGTTCCTCCTCGTCCAACTCGCCGGTGATGGCGGCGCGAAGCAGGTTCGCTCGACCTCTCGTCGTCGCCGCCTCGTCGCGCGTCGCCCGGTAGGTCGGACACATCGTGTCGCTGCCGGTCTGTCTGCAGGTGCCGCAACCGTTGCAGAGTTCGACCAGTTCGGAGAAACTCCCGTGTTCCTCGAAGTCGAGACTCGTCTCCCACTCCGTCGAGAAGTACTCGGAGCCGTAGCGCAGCGACTGCCGCATGTCGGTGGGTTGGTCGTCCCGGAAGACGACTTTTCCGGGGTTCATCCGCCAGTCGGGGTCGAACGCCGTCTTCAGTTCTTGGAACGCCGCCCACAACTGCGGCCCGTACATCTTCGGGTTGAACTCGGTTCGCGCGAGGCCGTCGCCGTGTTCGCCCGAGAAGGAGCCGTGATGCTCCAACACGAGGTCGGTCACCGCATCCGAGATCGAGCGCATCGTCTCGATATCCTCGCCGTCCTTCAGGTTGAGGATGGGGCGGATGTGGAGCGTGCCGACCCCCGCGTGCGCGAAGTACGCCGCCGACGTGCCGTGGTCGTCCAACACCTGCTCGAACTGGTCGACGTACTCGGCCAGTTCTTCGGGGGGCACCGTCGCGTCCTCGATGAACGGATACGGCTTCGCGTCGCCCGGCAGCGACATGAGCAGCGGAATCGCCGCCTTCCGAAGCTTCCAGAGTCGACCCTGCGCCCCGTCGGTGTACGCCTCGACCACGTCGAACGCCTCGCCCTCGACGAGAAAGCGGTCGTTCGTCCGCTCGATAGCTTCGGGGAAGTCGTCGTGCAGCTCCGAGTCGAACTCCAACATGAGCGCCGCCGCCGTGCCCTCCGGCATCTGCGCGGCGTACTCGGCGAATTCGCCGGAGTCGCGGGCCAGCCGAAACACCTCGTCGTCCATCAGTTCGACGGCGCTGGTGTCGAACTCCAGCGCCGCGGGGACGGCCGCCATCGCGTCCACCAAATCCGAGAAACAGTACACTGCCAGCGCCGTCTCCTCCGGCTTGGTGACGAGCGACAGTTCGGCTTCGACGACGACGCCGAGGGTCCCCTCCGCGCCGACGAGGAGTTTCGAGAGGTTCAGCACCCGCTCGCCGTTCGCTGTCTCTCTGACCACCTTGTCCAGATTGTAGCCCGAGACGTTGCGCTTGAGGTCGGGATACCGGCTCTCTATCTCGTCGGCGTTCTCCTCGACCAACCGTCGAACCGTCCGATAGATGTCGGCTTCGAGATCGTCCTTCTGGAGTATCTCGTCCCACTCGTCGCCGTCGACGACCACGTCTCTGGTGTGAATCAGCGACCCGTCGGCGAGTACCACGTCCAGTTCCTCGGTGTAGGCGTCGGTGATACCGTAGCGCACCGAGTGCGCGCCCGTCGAGTTGTTGCCGATGCCGCCGCCGACCGTCGCGCGGTTCGAGGAGGCGGGGTCGGGCGCGAACTTCAGCCCGTGCGGCGCGAGCGCGTCGTCCAAGTCGTCCTGGACGACACCGGGTTGCACTCGCGCACGTTTGGCGTCGGGGTCGATATCCACCACTCGGTCCATGTACTTCGAGAAGTCGAGGACGACGCAGCTCGGTCCGACCGCCTGTCCCGCCAGCGAGGACCCCGCGCCTCTGGGCAGTATCGGCACGTCGTGGTCGGCGGCGACGCGAACCGCCGCCTGCACGTCGTCGGCCGTGCGGGGGAGGACGACTCCCGCGGGGCGCGCGCGGTAGATGCTCCCGTCCGTCGCGTACAGCAGTTGACTGTACTCGTCGAACCGGACCTCCCCCGAGACGGCGTCGCGCAGCGCTGCCGCGAGCGCGGTGTACTCGCTCACGTCTGCCACGCTCTTCGACCCGGAGCCGCGATACGCCTCGAACGCCTCGACCGTGGGTTGCTCGTCGACCGCCATTGACCCTGGCTACGACGGAGTGGGACTAAATAGCACAGGTATCGTTCACGGACGTTCGTGTGCGTTCGGTGGCTCCGCCCCCGAGCGCCCGACCTACGAACCGAAATCCCTATTCGCCGGTTCGTTTCACTGCACACCGTGGACTCCAAGCGACTCCAGTTCTACGGGCTCTATCTCACACGGTTCGCCGAGGGGTTCGGGTTCATCACGCTAATCACGTTATTGCCCGAGTACATCGACCTGCTCGACCCGCAGAACTTCGCGCTGCCGCTCGTCGGCATCACGCTCAGCGCCGGGTTCATCATCGGAATGTACACCACCGGGTTCACGCTCGCTCAGACGTTCGCCGTCGTCCCGCTGGCGTGGGCGGGCGACCGGTACGACAAACGGCTCGTCCTTCTGGGGTCGCTTTCCGTCGGTATCGTCGCCTACGCGCTGTTTCCGCTACTCGACACCGATGCGTCCGGTGCGAGTCTGCTCTTTATCCTCGCCCGCGCGCTGCAGGGCGTCGCCGTCACCGGCGCGTCGCTGATGTCACTATCGCTGGTCGGCGAACTCGCCTCGGGCGGCACGCGCGCGCGCGAACCACATCGGTAAGGCTAACGCCTCGAACTTCGCGGCCTCGGTCGTGGGCAGTATCAGCGCCGGCGCGCTCTACGAACTGCTCGGCTTCACGCCCATCTTCGCGCTCATCGTCGCGATGCTCTCGGTGGCGACGGGCATCGTCTGGCTCTTCGTCTCGCCCGACGAGACTCGGGTGAAGGGGTTTCCGTTCTCGGACCTCGCGCTCAATCGCCGCATCGTCACGCTCTCCAGTTTCCGCGCGCAGTACGCCGTCGCCGTGACGCTCGTCCGGACGTGGGTGCCCATCTACGTGGGCGTCTCCGCGGCCAGCGGCGGGCTCGCCTACGGCGCGCTGGCGGTGAGCGTCACCGTCGTCGCCGAGAAGTTCTGTAACATGTTGCTACAACCGTACACGGGCGGCCTCTCGGACCGCTACGGACGCGCGCTGTTCGTCTTCCTCGGCGGCGGGGCGTACGGCCTCGTCGCGCTCGCGGTGCCCTTCTCGCTCGCCATCGGCACGGCACTCGGCGCGCCGACGGAGCTCCCGTTTCTCGGCCCGCTGACGCCCGCGTTCCTCCCGCTAGTCGCGCTCTCGGGACTCCTCGGCATCGCCGACAGTTTCCGCGAACCGGCGAGCATGGCGCTGTTCGCCGACGAGGGAAGCGGGGGAAAGGGTGTGGCTTCAAGTTTCGGTATCCGCGAACTCGTCTGGCGGCCCGGGAGCGTCGTGGGGCCGCTGCTCGGCGGGTGGTTGATGGCGGAGGTCGGCATGGCGTGGGTGTTCTACGTCGGCGGGGCGTCGGCGATTACGGGCGTGCTGACGATGCTCGGCGTGCTCGCCTATCACAACGGAACCGGCGTCCGCGCGCTGGCGGAGTGGTGAGCGCCGCCTCGACCGCTCGGACGTCGTTCAGTCGTCGGTCGTCGTTCAGTCGTCGGTCGTCGTTCAGTCGTCGCTTCTGACGCCGCGTCGGCCGTGAACTGACACGTCGCGCCCCCACGCTCGCCGTTCCGTCTCCGACTTGCCGTCGGGTCGAAGCGCCCACCCCAGCGAGTAGCCGGCGACGCCGACGACGAGGCCGAGGCCGAGGCCGCTCTCGACGCCCGCCGAGAGCACCCCGAAGAGCGAGGGGTCAGCCACCTGCACCCCCCAGACGACGCCGAGCAGAAACGACACGTGGACGGCGAACGACAGACAGGTGAGGGCGCTCTCGCCGCGCGCCGACCCGTAGCCGACCGCCCCGAGTGCGACGACGACGACGACGCCGTTCAGGAGCGCCGGGTGAGCGACTTGCGAGAGATACGCCGCTAGCAACACGGCGACGAGCGCGATCGAACCGACCTGAGCGCTCGGTTCCGAGCCGCGTATTCGGGCGTACAGCGCCACCGCGACGAGAACGGCGATACCGACGGTGTAGATGGCGGTGCTCCACGGGAGCAGCGACCCGGCGACGACGAGCGAGGCGACGCCGGCGACGGCGAGTGCGGCTGTCACTCGGTCGTGGTTCATCGCCGCGCCGTCGGTGCGGACGTCGAGGAGAAACGAGAGCGGCGTCACGTCGCCGTGAGAGACGGAGTCGTCGCGCCGACGGATGGCGGTGCCGACGGCGAAGATGACACTCCCGACGACAGCCGCGAGGCTTCCGGCGAAGCCGGCGGCTCTGGCGACGGCGGTGGCCGTCGGGACGTCGCCGACGCCGAGGGAGACGACGAGCAGTTGTTGGCCGTGGACCGAGAGCGCGAAGGGAACGGCGAAGACGGCGGCCCACACGCCGCCGACGCCGCCGCCGCGAACGGTGTAGCGGAGGAGTCCACCGATACCGATGGTCGCACCGAGCAGCGTCGGAATCGAGAGTAGCGTGACTCCGTCGAACGCGGCGGCATCGACGAAGCCGTAACTCACGAACCCGACGGCGAGCACGACCGACGTGGCGACCGTCAGACAGGTCAATTTTTCGTTAGTCCCGAGGACTATCGACCGGTAACGCTGCGACACATCTGGGTAGTGGAGCGACCACTACATATAATTTGGTCAGACAGTACGTGTCCGGAACCGGTCAGACGGGGAGCCGGTTCGACGACCGGTCAGTCGAGGAAGTCGGGGGCGACTCGTTTCTCGTCGCGCTCCTCCCGGAGGTGCGCGCGGAACGCGTCGCGGTCGACGTCGTTCTCCTCGCGCTCCTGTCGGTCACGGACGGAGACGGTCCCCGCTTTCTCCTCGTTGTCACCGATGATTATCATGTACGGCACGCGGTCGGTGTGCGTGTCCTGAATCTTGCGTCCGATGGTCCACGAACGGTTCTCGACGCCGACGCGGAGCCCCTCCTCGCGGAGTTCGCCTGCGACCTGTTCGGCGTAGTCGAGGTTGTCGTCGCTGATGGGCAACACCCGCACCTGCTCGGGGGCGAGCCACAGCGGGAACTTCCCGTTGAAGTGCTCGATGAGCACCATGAGGAAGCGCTCGTAACTGCCGTAGAGCGCGCGGTGGATCATCACCGGGCGGTGGTCCGCGTTGTCCTCGCCCGTGTAGGTGAGGTCGAACCGCTCGGGCATGTTGAAGTCGAGTTGGACCGTCGGGCCGTCCCAACTGCGGCCGAGCGCGTCCTCGAAGCCGAAGTCGATCTTCGGGCCGTAGAACGCGCCGTCGCCCGCTTCGAGGTGGTAGTCGATGTCGCCGTCGTCCAGCACGGCCTTCAGCTGTCTCTCGGCCTTCTCCCAGATTTCGTCGCTCCCCACCGATTTCTCGGGGCGCGTCGCCAGCGCCACGTCGGCGTCGAGGTCGAACGTCTCGAACACCGTGAGGATGTTGTCGATGATGAGGTT from Haloprofundus halobius includes:
- a CDS encoding FAD-binding and (Fe-S)-binding domain-containing protein, producing the protein MAVDEQPTVEAFEAYRGSGSKSVADVSEYTALAAALRDAVSGEVRFDEYSQLLYATDGSIYRARPAGVVLPRTADDVQAAVRVAADHDVPILPRGAGSSLAGQAVGPSCVVLDFSKYMDRVVDIDPDAKRARVQPGVVQDDLDDALAPHGLKFAPDPASSNRATVGGGIGNNSTGAHSVRYGITDAYTEELDVVLADGSLIHTRDVVVDGDEWDEILQKDDLEADIYRTVRRLVEENADEIESRYPDLKRNVSGYNLDKVVRETANGERVLNLSKLLVGAEGTLGVVVEAELSLVTKPEETALAVYCFSDLVDAMAAVPAALEFDTSAVELMDDEVFRLARDSGEFAEYAAQMPEGTAAALMLEFDSELHDDFPEAIERTNDRFLVEGEAFDVVEAYTDGAQGRLWKLRKAAIPLLMSLPGDAKPYPFIEDATVPPEELAEYVDQFEQVLDDHGTSAAYFAHAGVGTLHIRPILNLKDGEDIETMRSISDAVTDLVLEHHGSFSGEHGDGLARTEFNPKMYGPQLWAAFQELKTAFDPDWRMNPGKVVFRDDQPTDMRQSLRYGSEYFSTEWETSLDFEEHGSFSELVELCNGCGTCRQTGSDTMCPTYRATRDEAATTRGRANLLRAAITGELDEEELYSERFQSEVLDLCIGCKGCANDCPTGVDLAKLKAEVKHQYHEEEGSGLRERLFADIDRLAAVGSATAPVSNLASKLPGVRPLLNRALGIAPDRELPTFTRQSLERWFDGRETSVSPDAADEKVLLFPDTYTNYIYPEAGKAAVRVLEAAGVHVKLATGTAPSGRAAYSGGFLSLARKRAARNVAALHPSVERGRSVVFVEPSDAVMLQDEYADLLDGDDVLAVGANAYGVLEYLDTYRLAERLSTRAVGQRLTYHGHCNQKALNKDHHAANVLRSVGYDVDHLDSGCCGMAGSFGYESEHYGLSQSIADILVEQVDESGGDTVVAPGASCRTQLGDRDDSTRPAHPVELVAAALDGRP